The following are encoded together in the Deltaproteobacteria bacterium HGW-Deltaproteobacteria-18 genome:
- a CDS encoding RND transporter, giving the protein MFSISHLVTRRHHLCLALSWLLSFPFLLQLPYVQTVDNVDYFTIEDDPDVAFYKTIKDTFGDDEFFVIAFSSPEMFTPPVLRMIATITKELEAIPEVEEVQSLANVDYIHGAEEYFEVRPFLEHIPDNDTELKVLRQQAVSNPLYVGNLISADGNTAAIVVSPKTHGTEDVSFRKRLLEQTKTVLHIHKDFVDQFHLAGWTMTNFSLSQFMNSDVATFIPLTYLFIILTIWLTFRNQRLTLLALVNISICTGTTMGLFPLLGTTLNNVTAIVPPLVMALALTDTVHIFSHLEKNLLAQTQSPAEALQAVLKRVLVPCFLTSLTTAVGFVSLVVSDIPPIKEFGYVASLGMVFEFFFSFMLLPPLLLLCKPEKIFIHDSQGQSLNAFLKGLSNFVHSYPRRISIVTALLLLGALGAASTIKVETNLLEYFKPSSSLRRELEHVESRLSGVGTVDVSLKTQERDAFRDPANLAVIERVQSFAKTLPSVDRSISVVDFLKDMNKSFHDENQEFYRIPDSRELISQYLLLYDSDDLNDFVTTDFNHARILIRISEHNSAGQARIITALRTFIEQNENNGLQIRVTGRAVQDVNTIDALVQGQIQSLTMAAGVISLIMFLAMRSLAIGFLSLIPNMVPIILNFGIMGALGIPLNTSTALISVIGLGIAVDDTIHFLTEYNLRRAEKMPIAETLRRVTMDKGLGICSSSVILFIGFSVLMFSNFVPTMSFGFLSAAIMITAWIGDMIVLPAVVLSFCNKKG; this is encoded by the coding sequence ATTTTCAGTATTTCACACCTCGTCACCCGTCGCCATCACTTGTGTCTGGCCCTCTCCTGGTTGTTGTCCTTTCCGTTTCTGCTCCAATTGCCTTATGTCCAAACCGTGGACAATGTGGACTATTTCACCATCGAAGACGATCCTGATGTCGCCTTTTACAAAACCATCAAGGACACCTTCGGGGACGATGAGTTCTTTGTGATCGCTTTTTCCAGCCCGGAGATGTTCACGCCTCCCGTCTTGCGCATGATTGCAACCATCACGAAAGAACTGGAAGCCATTCCAGAAGTCGAGGAAGTGCAGAGCCTCGCCAATGTGGATTACATTCACGGCGCCGAGGAATATTTCGAGGTGCGGCCTTTTCTCGAACACATCCCCGATAATGACACTGAATTGAAAGTCCTCAGGCAACAGGCCGTGAGCAATCCCCTGTATGTCGGCAACCTCATCTCAGCGGATGGGAACACCGCGGCCATCGTGGTCTCTCCCAAAACGCACGGGACCGAGGACGTAAGCTTTCGCAAGCGTCTTTTGGAGCAAACCAAGACGGTGCTGCACATTCACAAGGACTTTGTCGATCAATTCCATCTGGCCGGTTGGACAATGACCAATTTCAGCCTCAGCCAGTTCATGAACTCGGATGTGGCCACGTTCATTCCCTTGACGTACCTGTTCATCATCCTGACCATCTGGCTGACCTTTCGCAACCAGCGCCTGACGCTGCTGGCCCTGGTCAACATTTCCATCTGCACCGGCACGACGATGGGGCTGTTCCCTTTGCTTGGCACCACCCTGAACAACGTGACCGCAATCGTCCCACCCCTGGTCATGGCCCTGGCACTCACCGACACTGTCCACATTTTCTCCCACCTGGAAAAAAACCTGCTTGCTCAAACCCAAAGTCCCGCCGAAGCATTGCAGGCTGTTCTGAAACGGGTGCTCGTCCCTTGTTTCCTGACCAGCCTGACGACCGCAGTGGGCTTTGTGTCCCTTGTTGTGAGTGATATTCCGCCAATCAAGGAATTTGGCTATGTGGCTTCGCTGGGAATGGTCTTCGAGTTCTTTTTCTCCTTCATGCTGCTGCCGCCCCTGCTGCTCCTGTGCAAGCCCGAAAAAATCTTCATACATGACAGCCAGGGGCAGAGTTTGAACGCTTTTCTGAAAGGTCTCTCAAATTTTGTGCACAGCTATCCACGGCGTATTTCCATAGTTACCGCATTGTTGCTCTTGGGTGCACTGGGGGCCGCATCCACGATTAAAGTGGAAACCAACCTCCTTGAATACTTCAAACCTTCCAGTTCACTTCGGCGTGAATTGGAACACGTTGAATCGCGACTGAGCGGCGTGGGCACTGTGGACGTATCCCTCAAAACCCAGGAACGGGACGCTTTCCGCGACCCGGCGAATCTCGCCGTTATCGAACGCGTGCAATCATTTGCCAAGACCCTGCCAAGCGTGGACAGGTCCATATCCGTTGTGGATTTTTTGAAGGACATGAACAAATCCTTTCATGATGAAAATCAGGAATTCTACCGCATCCCCGACAGCCGGGAACTGATCTCCCAATACCTGCTGCTCTATGACTCCGATGATCTGAATGATTTTGTCACCACGGATTTCAACCATGCCCGGATTTTGATCCGCATTTCCGAACACAATTCCGCAGGCCAAGCCAGAATCATCACAGCACTGCGAACTTTCATCGAACAAAACGAAAACAATGGCCTGCAGATTAGGGTCACTGGCAGGGCCGTCCAGGATGTGAACACCATCGACGCCCTGGTCCAGGGGCAGATACAGAGCCTGACAATGGCCGCAGGGGTGATTTCGCTGATCATGTTTCTCGCTATGCGTTCGCTTGCCATAGGTTTTCTGAGCCTTATCCCGAACATGGTTCCAATTATCTTGAACTTTGGGATAATGGGCGCCTTGGGAATCCCTTTAAATACATCCACCGCCCTGATTTCCGTGATCGGCCTGGGTATCGCTGTGGATGACACCATTCATTTCCTCACCGAGTACAACCTGAGACGTGCCGAGAAAATGCCAATCGCAGAAACATTGAGACGCGTCACCATGGACAAAGGCCTGGGTATTTGTTCATCCTCGGTAATCCTCTTCATCGGATTCAGCGTGCTCATGTTCAGCAATTTCGTGCCGACCATGAGCTTCGGGTTTTTAAGTGCGGCGATCATGATAACGGCCTGGATTGGGGATATGATCGTCCTCCCGGCGGTGGTGCTGTCGTTTTGCAATAAAAAAGGATAG
- a CDS encoding twin-arginine translocase TatA/TatE family subunit — protein MFGIGVQEMLVVLVIALIVFGGKNLPQIGSNMGRAIINFKKGISDASSNEEKPADIVEKTNKMKN, from the coding sequence ATGTTTGGAATCGGTGTTCAAGAAATGCTTGTAGTGCTTGTAATTGCACTTATTGTATTCGGAGGAAAAAACCTTCCACAGATCGGATCTAATATGGGAAGAGCTATTATAAATTTCAAAAAAGGCATAAGCGATGCATCATCGAACGAGGAAAAGCCAGCTGATATTGTAGAAAAAACGAACAAAATGAAAAATTAA